The stretch of DNA CGGACCGGAGCGCCGCTGCAGCAGGAGTTGGCCGGCAAGACCGTGGGTATTCTCGGGCTCGGGCAGATCGGCCGGGCGTTGATCCCGCGGGCCCTGGCCATGGGCACCGAGGTGATCGTCTCGACGCGGACGCCGGGACCGCTGGAGCCCGGGGTGGCCTGGATCGGCGGACCGGACCGGCTCGACGAACTGCTGGCGCGGGCCGATTTTGTCGTGGTGACCTGTGCCTTGACCCCGGACACGTTGGGCTTGCTCGACCGGCGACGGCTGGCCACGATGAAGCGGACCGGCGTCGTGATCAATGTGTCCAGGGGACCAATCATCGAGGAGGCGGCGCTGTATGAAGCTCTACTCAGCGGTTCAATCGGCGGCGCCGTCATCGACGCCTGGTACCAGTACCCGACCCGAGACGATCTGACCGTGCCGCCCTCCCGGTTTCGATTTCAGGATTTGCCGAACGTCTTGATGACGCCCCACTCTTCGGCCTGGACTACCGGCATGATCGAGCGGCGGTGGGCCACGATCGCCGCCAATCTCGACCGGTTTGCCAGGGGCGAGCCGCTGGTCAACGTGGTGTACCGGGCATGAACGCGGCCGATTTTCGCCAAGCCATGAGCCAATATCCGACCGGTGTGTCCGTGGTCGCGATGGCGGACCCCGACGGCGTCGAGGCCATGACCGTGGGGTCGTTCACGTCCTTGTCGCTCGATCCGCCATTGGTGGTGATCTGCGTGGGGCGGCAGGCCCGGATGGCGCCACGGTTGGTTCCGGAGGCGGCGCTCTCGATCAACGTGCTCCGGGAGGATCAGGGCGCGCTGTCAACCTACTTTGCGGGGTCGTGGAAGGACCCCGCTCCGCCGCCGCACCGATTCGTGCCGTGGAACGAGGTCCCGCGGCTCGAAGGCGTCATCGTGACCTTGGCGGCGCGGGTCACGGCGCTGGCCGATGGCGGCGACCATCTGGTCGTGATCGCCGAAGTCGGTGGGGCCCATCTTGGAGTGGCGCCGCGGAACCCCCTGCTTTTTTTCGACCGGCGCTATCAACGACTCGACACCGGCCCGGGGGAGGCTGCCCCTGACCTGGATCCGGCCGAGGCCGCCAGGTTGTTCCACGAACCGTAGTAGTGACGGGGCTCAAAGTCCCCGGAGGGCGGCAAAGGCCGCGCTGACTTGGCTGTCGTCGAGCACGAGGGTGAACTCGGTGTAGGTCGAGACCACGTCGATCACGTTGATATTTTCCCACGCGAGCTGCTTCAAGATCCGATAGTAGGCGCCCGGCGTCTTGACGACGGCCGGCGGAAGCCGGAGCACCATGGCGGAGAGATTTCGAAGGGTGGCAATCCGGGCCTCCCCGGCAAAGGACTCCTCCACCACCCGTTCCAATCCCGCGCTCACGATCAGCATTGCCTGCGAGATGCCCTGGGTGTAGGTGACGAACGCCTCCGGGGCGTTGGCCAGGCGGCC from Gemmatimonadota bacterium encodes:
- a CDS encoding flavin reductase, with the protein product MNAADFRQAMSQYPTGVSVVAMADPDGVEAMTVGSFTSLSLDPPLVVICVGRQARMAPRLVPEAALSINVLREDQGALSTYFAGSWKDPAPPPHRFVPWNEVPRLEGVIVTLAARVTALADGGDHLVVIAEVGGAHLGVAPRNPLLFFDRRYQRLDTGPGEAAPDLDPAEAARLFHEP
- a CDS encoding phosphoglycerate dehydrogenase, encoding MKVALLGTLACEQRERLAGLVTMPFELVPLPDGAPMAEVAATLGTTPAMVTLKYQRGMPPAPALGLLHVGGAGYDDIDLDYLPPGAVVCNAFGHDVPIAEYVILAMLQWCSRFIEAERSLRVEGHWRLGGRTGAPLQQELAGKTVGILGLGQIGRALIPRALAMGTEVIVSTRTPGPLEPGVAWIGGPDRLDELLARADFVVVTCALTPDTLGLLDRRRLATMKRTGVVINVSRGPIIEEAALYEALLSGSIGGAVIDAWYQYPTRDDLTVPPSRFRFQDLPNVLMTPHSSAWTTGMIERRWATIAANLDRFARGEPLVNVVYRA
- a CDS encoding aspartate kinase, translating into MDRISDIVEDEIRRTPFLEAALIDGIINHSALARRLRPRIERRLLRKASVAAIMMALRRLGTRIGKRTGGRARAGPELGELTIRSNLMEFTFRNSPTLRAKHRRLLGRLANAPEAFVTYTQGISQAMLIVSAGLERVVEESFAGEARIATLRNLSAMVLRLPPAVVKTPGAYYRILKQLAWENINVIDVVSTYTEFTLVLDDSQVSAAFAALRGL